A region of Geobacillus sp. 46C-IIa DNA encodes the following proteins:
- a CDS encoding copper resistance protein CopC, translating into MPFLRSFITCIGMLIILFFIIPGTSSFAHSSLEKTFPKDGERLNQSPPSIEVWFQDPVVIHPESIKLADETGNPIQIEKPIVDPKDKTHVISRINNDLPAGNYVANINVISLDGDVMKENLMFQVIGEGNKNKKKETLKIVDFLPDDGEIVHESPKKIDLWFNMPAEITAIGVFDDRQQSVMVKEPIIDPKDPTHVMVYFGEELSSGTYQVTWYARPSKTFDNSEPDILDVFYFAVDKFTPIQQGNKGVPTKSLWFQNIGLKQWGYWILFIGLTTLFGGTFFNSVILKENDSKWNKISLALIILVLIGEGIIVISQKVETGNLSMIHFLSLKFVWIPVIQGILLVLGLLFDKIRLFFYGMALLLLPAVIGHASYPRYGGYLTIGVNVLHLLTSSIWIGGLFGLITIPKKENMKDRLKNVIPKFSKWALISFVVIIFTGLFMTKQYVPSFTIKNFIQSEWGKGVVFKIVATFFVLGLGYLQRRSIKNLTSKAVNKVIYRARVEWIYGVFILFFASILVVSAPSAAEQGIYPSSVEKEKVKLDVNISPLYPGLNVLTMNFNNKDIEKVEVTLSMLPNYNVTYNAFKVDKGVFKLTGNLLHATGTMNMNVKAKKFNGESVEFSFKIVIPGEMRLGES; encoded by the coding sequence TTGCCGTTTTTACGCTCATTTATAACGTGTATTGGTATGCTTATAATATTATTTTTTATAATTCCCGGAACATCGAGTTTTGCTCATTCAAGTCTTGAGAAGACCTTTCCTAAAGATGGAGAAAGATTAAATCAAAGTCCACCATCGATTGAAGTATGGTTTCAAGATCCGGTAGTTATCCATCCAGAATCGATTAAACTAGCGGATGAAACAGGAAACCCGATACAGATAGAAAAACCGATAGTTGATCCAAAAGATAAAACTCATGTGATTAGCCGAATAAACAATGACTTGCCAGCTGGAAATTATGTTGCAAATATAAACGTGATTTCATTAGACGGTGATGTAATGAAAGAAAACCTAATGTTTCAAGTGATCGGGGAAGGAAATAAAAATAAGAAAAAAGAAACACTGAAAATTGTGGATTTCTTACCTGATGATGGCGAAATTGTTCATGAATCACCTAAAAAAATAGATTTGTGGTTTAATATGCCCGCTGAAATCACGGCGATCGGGGTGTTTGATGATCGCCAACAATCCGTGATGGTAAAGGAACCGATAATAGATCCGAAAGATCCCACCCATGTCATGGTTTACTTCGGTGAAGAACTTTCATCGGGAACATACCAAGTCACTTGGTATGCACGTCCAAGCAAGACGTTTGATAATAGTGAACCAGATATTCTGGATGTCTTTTATTTTGCTGTTGATAAGTTTACGCCAATACAACAAGGGAATAAAGGTGTGCCAACAAAATCTTTATGGTTTCAAAATATTGGATTAAAACAATGGGGCTATTGGATTTTATTTATTGGATTGACAACTTTATTTGGAGGAACTTTTTTCAATTCTGTTATTTTAAAAGAAAATGATTCGAAATGGAACAAAATTTCCTTAGCTCTCATCATTTTAGTCTTAATTGGAGAGGGCATCATTGTCATATCGCAAAAAGTGGAAACAGGAAACTTATCAATGATTCATTTTTTATCATTAAAATTTGTTTGGATACCGGTTATACAAGGAATACTATTAGTTTTGGGATTATTGTTTGATAAAATTCGGCTTTTCTTTTATGGTATGGCTCTGCTGTTATTACCAGCTGTTATTGGACATGCTTCTTATCCTCGTTACGGCGGTTACTTAACTATTGGAGTTAATGTCTTGCACTTATTGACTTCGTCTATTTGGATAGGAGGATTATTTGGGTTAATCACCATTCCAAAAAAAGAAAATATGAAAGATCGGTTAAAAAATGTAATTCCAAAATTTTCGAAGTGGGCACTAATCAGTTTTGTTGTTATCATTTTTACAGGTTTGTTTATGACAAAGCAATATGTTCCATCGTTTACAATAAAAAACTTTATCCAAAGTGAATGGGGAAAAGGAGTAGTATTTAAAATTGTTGCCACGTTTTTTGTTTTGGGATTAGGATATTTGCAAAGAAGATCGATAAAAAATCTAACATCTAAAGCGGTAAACAAAGTTATTTACCGTGCACGAGTGGAATGGATTTATGGAGTGTTTATCTTATTTTTTGCTTCTATTTTAGTCGTATCCGCACCTAGTGCTGCTGAACAAGGGATATATCCAAGTTCAGTGGAAAAAGAAAAAGTAAAACTTGATGTTAACATTTCACCATTGTATCCCGGATTAAACGTGTTAACAATGAATTTCAATAACAAGGATATCGAAAAAGTTGAAGTAACACTCTCTATGCTACCGAATTATAACGTTACGTACAATGCATTTAAAGTAGATAAGGGGGTTTTTAAGTTAACTGGGAATTTACTTCATGCAACTGGAACCATGAATATGAACGTGAAGGCTAAGAAATTTAACGGAGAATCTGTTGAATTTTCTTTTAAAATAGTCATTCCAGGGGAAATGAGATTGGGTGAGTCTTAA